acaaagTTTTATGCTTTTTCTATTATATGCCCATTAATGTGTTATATAAggtttatatatatttatatatgtaattattaaattcttttataattatgatagTTTACAATTTCTAATATctttaaataaagaaaattatttacacttagaaatatatgtatatatttactaggacgacataaaaaaataatatatatatatatatatatatataattttttcttttcttttttttttgtgtcATATTTTTCTGACATTTAATTATCaatcttttaaaaaaaatatataataaatattaaaataaaataaacataaatgaataataaaatggGAAATAACTccaaaataaattaataataataatatatatatatattcacatatatttatttttatgttaaatatatttgtgaAAAGGTgtataaatgaaaatgtttacgtgaaaaaatatgaaccttattttatttttttttttctttcatatAAGATTTGTTTATGTATACatgatattttttcatGTATTTAATGGTGATTTGAagttaatattttatgtgttaaattaatatatatatatatatatatatttataatggcataaatatatgcacagaaaaaaaaaaaaaaaattatatcaaTTTCGAAAGGATGCATTTTGTTCATGCGTTTATTCGTTatgttataattatttattttatcaaatGGAATGGATATAATTTccatatattaaaaagacAATGTTTTAAAGATGATGAGAATATTAAAGAGAGAAGTGTCagaaaatgtaaaaaaaataattgCAGTAATATGTATCATTcaattgtatatataaaaaataaaagagGGGTAAGGGGagaagaacaaaaaaaaaaaaaaataataaataataaatatctATACCTTCTTAATAATTTCATcgatataaataaagataaaacTTATTTATCTACATCAttaaatagaaaatattttaaaaatcAAAAGAACGATGCTCACAAaatttgtaaaaataaaatagagGATTACAAAACAATTAATCTATATATGAACAAGATTGAAGAGGAATCAAAGGAAGAGaaacaaaatgaagaagatatattaaataaggacaatataaataataaacccatttatataaataataataataataataatgatatattttatgataaGTTTAATACAAAAcaatatgaaaaaataataaaaaagaaaaatattcattctatattattatgtgGAGGCATAGGAAAAAGAACTGAATTGATAGGTCCTAAacaatttttaaaattaaatgatatacctctttttatatattcatttaatttatttataaaatgtaattTAATCAAATCTCTTACTTTAGTATGTGATAAAAAACATTTTGCATCTATCATCCAAAgtataaatgtatataataaacttcttttaaaaagaaaaatcATAAACtcctttttaaaaaatgtaaacGATAAATTAAATGTTAATATGAAGGAATATCatgaaaatgaagaagacaatataaaagaattcaattcacaaaaaataaatatagaaGACAGTCATTTTAATGATGCTAGTAATATAACagattatataaataaaaatacatacattatatatgataatgaaaaaaataaatgcATTCTAGATATGAAGGAACTATTAAATGATTTGTCAAAAGGTATTAGgataagaaaaaaacatgaaaaaaatgaaaaacatataattaGAATAAAACCaaaacatattaatatcaatagatataaattattaaaaattgtAGAAAGTGGAAAGGAACGATTAgattcttttttaaatgcTATGAAATCAATAGATATAGAATTAAATAGtcaaacatatatttacgaattattaaaaaaatataacgaagagaaaaatgaaaagaatgataatatattatacgaatttgaaaatattaatataaacaattgtaataaaaatcataattcaaataatgataatatagaaaataataatattaaaaagaagaagaaaaaaaaaataaatgtaacaaatattttaatacatGATGGTGCTCGTCCTTTCTTATCAGAATTTGATTTctttaatttaatttattattccACTGTCgataaaaatgttatattaGGTTCAAAAGCGACAGATACTATAAAATTGATACAAcatgaagaagaaaataaaaaaaagacaactagccattttattaaaaaaactATAGACAGAGACACTATATTCCAAGCACAAACACCACAAATATTTGATAGTAAAACGTTgcataataatatattggaatatatacttccaaataaaaataatgaaaaaaatataaaacaaaaaataaatataaatattataaataataataatcattCTAACAGTGAAGAACAAAATAGTAAACAATTTACAGATACCTCTTctttatatgaatattttaataaatccaaaaaaaaaaaaaaaatttttgtGTTACAATCTAATTTTCCTAATTTTAAAGTAACTACACCAGAAGATGTTTTacattcattttttcttatgaaatatatttataattataaatttattgATATAGAACAAAGTATATTTAAagatgaatatataaattcGCATTCaacttatatattaaaaaagcagtttaataatttctttttctatgatgctttaaatgaaaaacaaaaaatacTTTATCACaaattttattacatttcaaaatgatatgataaattatgtaatataatatattatattatatatacatcGTATTCTCAAATTCGAGATCCttgtatatatttctctctttttttttttttttttttatatatttttaaaaagatatattttcaGCCTTTAGGTATATATGATATTGCCCATTCAGGCAtcacatataatatatataaatatatatatatatatatatatatttatttatttattattatttttttttttgttgttcttaatcattaattaatatgtacatatatatataattttgtaaatattatattttttatattttctctttttttttttttttttggtcACCTTAAAAAGACAAAccatatataaatttttaatgtataaaaaaaaatatattaaatgagtcgtataacatattaagaataaatttgttatatatacaaggcatattatatatatatatatatatatatatatatatatatattataagtaTTTCCTTTTGATTATAccaataaataaaatgtatatataatatttattaacTCGTTacccttttttttttttttttttttttttttttttttttttttttttttttttttttttttttttttttttttttttttttttttttttttttttttttttttttttttattatatttcctTATTCTCACCTGTGATTAtcaatttttattttcagaagaataataaattagaagcacttttatttttttttcctttttaaaaaaaaaaaaaaaaaaagagagaaaatttaattattgTGTATACggaatatattaattatatgatatcattaaatatatacaaataacattatataataaattaagGAATACAcacaagaaaaaaataagaagaaatatattattataatatatatatgtaatatttaaaaacaCCTAATTAAGAAagtgtatatatatatataaaagaatataatataatatattttaatataataaaattcagaataaaaaaaaaatatatttttatcacattctaattttttatacataaatttttgtatatatatatatatttttatatttattttcacAAGTATCACAAAGTATAAAAACATGAGCAGAAAAAATCAAACTATGATAAGGAACCCTAATCCTCGAAGTAAAAGAAATGAATTAAATGAAGAACAAAAATTAGAAATTAAGGAAGCCTTTGATTTATTTGATACAAACGGCACTggtaaataataaatgagcaaataaatatatatatatatatatatatatatatatatatatatttatgatacCTTATTAAAATATCAACAATAAAATCATTTAATGTTGTCCATGttcttataattttttttttttttattttagGAAGAATTGATGCAAAAGAATTAAAAGTTGCAATGAGAGCTTTAGGATTTGAAccaaaaaaagaagatgtaaatttaaaaaaaaaaataaaaaatatatttatatatatatatatatatatatatagacACACATAATGTTTATCAAATTATATAgtgtaaaaaaattatttgtatatcATATTACATACAAttaatgaatattataaaataaaataatagttaaaatataaaaaccaagaaattttttttttttattatttccttaaaatatataatataatataattttattaaatccatgtttatgttttacattttatatatttcttttatttaagataaggaaaataatatcTGATGTTGATAAAGATGGATCTGGCACAATTGACTTTAATGACTTTTTAGACATTATGACAATAAAAATGGTAatacattaaaaataacaaaatgTAGTATACACATttatgtatacatatatgtatattatattttattagaGTGAAAGAGATCCTAAGGAGGAAATACTAAAAGCTTTCCGCTTATttgatgatgatgaaaCTGGAAAAATATCCTTCAAAGTATTAATtcaattattatattaaatatatcaaattggctcttttatttatttatttatttatatttatattttttttttttttttttttttttttttttttttttcattttagCTAGCCAAAATATAACTAGctattttttatattattattatttttatttttttttttttttttgtatagAATTTAAAACGTGTAGCAAAAGAACTTGGAGAGAATATTACTGATGAGGAAATTCAAGAAGTAAAagaggaaaaaaaatatatatatatatatatatatatatatatatatcatgtatataatttttttctacaACAGATGATAGACGAAGCAGACAGGGATGGCGATGGAGAAATTAATGAAGAAGAATTTATGAGAATTATGAAAAAGACCAActtattttaaatatatatatatatatatatatatatatatatatttttttttttttatttattgttatGCATCTTACTacttatataataataaagtgtgaataataataatttacaaaaaaaacaaaaaaataaaaaaaattaatgttttattcttttaataaatattttattaataaacattttcccttttgaaaaataaaaaaataaaaaaataaaaaaataaaaaaatatgtatgtattaatatatatatatatatatatatatatatttatttatgtgtaATTTCCTTATTATAGTATTGCTAATTTTATGAATAGATTTACTATTCCTATTTCTTTTCCTTGTCAAATTTAATTTCATCTCCAATGTgaattcttttttttttttttttgaattgCTTTTTCCTTGGGTAAGAAAATTGTTCAGGAGCATTTTCTTCGATTTGATTAATTCTGGCATCTAGTTTATCTAGTAATGTTTCAtcaaatattaataaattttcataaatctttttaattattttgaGATATTCTAATTTTAAATCATATAGTATTAGTTGTATACTTATAGAGAAGTCtacaaataaatgaatatcTCTTATTTTTAAGAAGGCAAAAGACcaaataatttttacaAGAACATCATTTCTATcttttgaatatatataatttttattttgaattaAATACCTAATATAAggaattaataaaatgaataattctttaatatatggCTCGTTATGTTTAATCTTTGCAAGActatatattaatttatataacataatatttGATAATGTATTAATACTAAATTTGGATTTGTTATTATCctcattattattacaagaagattttattttgtttttcaaattattattatgatcaAATTTACTGTTTTTAAGgtcaatattatatatatcgTTTTCTCTAAAGGATCCATTCATCATAATACAATTactattataataataattattattattattattgttgatgttgttatttttgatgtttttatttttgatCTGTTCGTTCATGTAGGGGCTACCATTTTTGGGTGTTACAACTATGTATGtatcattatcatttcctttattttgtaaaaagTTTCCTTTTGCgttttttttcttttctttattattttcaatacttttaatataaataggttttttttttttatcatcattacgtataatatcaaatgaaatttttaatttattggttacttttttttcaaagtgtttaatatttttattttcttttataacattaaatattatataatttaaaaattgaTATAGATTGTcttgattatttttaaaattacAATTAAGAATTgcaatattatatataatatccgttaaataatataaagaaaaataatttaaatgGTTATGTATGATATTTccaaataatatttctatgCTATTTCTATCTCTTAATTCTGcatatttattaaagaaaaaaaatatattttgtggttcgaaatttaatatattctttagaattttatcatttgattctttatataatgaagatgataattttattttatttctatcttttaattctttatcaaattctttattttttttatttttaataaaataatttaaaaaaaggGTACAGTCATAGATATTGAATTTTTCaatattactattttttatgatatttAATAAGTTTAAATTATTCTCACAATTATTCTTCTCATTAACTTCTTCATAAAATACAGACTTTTTATAAGCCCGACTATTACATTTATGActaaaatatttattattacaaagATATATACgattattatatttatttctacaatcatatatattattataatatataggACTTAAACATTTATTTCCACAAGGATATATATCACTATcactttttatatttacattttttttatgtatttttattttcttatacATATCATTTCCATATTCTTTCTCCACAATTCCTTCTTGCccatatttatatttcataaaactaaaaaattttcttctttgtactcttataaaatataaaataatcaCATTATATTGCTTCCTTGATTTTATCATGATAAGGATGTCAATTACTCAAAGGAAGtaatatcaaaaatatatatatatatatatatatatatatatatataaacattaaATCATGAGGTCATTTGTcgaaaaaaataaatatatatttttttttattattaggatgatttttatatatatttacaatGTAACAcacataaaatattacataaatataaatataaatataaatataNNNNNNNNNNNNNNNNNNNNNNNNNNNNNNNNNNNNNNNNNNNNNNNNNNNNNNNNNNNNNNNNNNNNNNNNNNNNNNNNNNNNNNNNNNNNNNNNNNNNNNNNNNNNNNNNNNNNNNNNNNNNNNNNNNNNNNNNNNNNNNNNNNNNNNNNNNNNNNNNNNNNNNNNNNNNNNNNNNNNNNNNNNNNNNNNNNNNNNNNNNNNNNNNNNNNNNNNNNNNNNNNNNNNNNNNNNNNNNNNNNNNNNNNNNNNNNNNNNNNNNNNNNNNNNNNNNNNNNNNNNNNNNNNNNNNNNNNNNNNGGAgataaaatttatatatttgtaaatataatataatattaaaaatgcaaaaatgttatttatatagaTATTTAAAAAACTCAATTTGAAAAGcatatatttcttatcAATTCTTATGTTTTAAATCCCATTTGTATCTCATTATTTTACCTATttgatttaaaaaaaaaaaaaaggaataatATCTATACATGCATATTAACATGTAgctatatatatatatatatatatatatatatatatatatatatatatatatatatatatatatatatatatatatatatatatatatatatatatatatttatttatttatatatacatattgAAGAACCTGTTATGTTTACACTTACctattttttataattataaatgtaaCTATGtacttttaaatatttccTTCCTcctataaatatatataaatatatatatatatatatatattcatttatatttatatgatttgttcttttttattattgtaataaaaaagaataagATGTTTAAAGGGAATAAAATAAGAGTAGGaacaataaatatttttaatagCGCTTTTTATACAATCAAAGAAAAACTTTCAGTTTATCCTTTTGAATATAGTCATAATATAGGT
This window of the Plasmodium gaboni strain SY75 chromosome 1, whole genome shotgun sequence genome carries:
- a CDS encoding hypothetical protein (conserved Plasmodium protein, unknown function); translation: MIKSRKQYNVIILYFIRVQRRKFFSFMKYKYGQEGIVEKEYGNDMYKKIKIHKKNVNIKSDSDIYPCGNKCLSPIYYNNIYDCRNKYNNRIYLCNNKYFSHKCNSRAYKKSVFYEEVNEKNNCENNLNLLNIIKNSNIEKFNIYDCTLFLNYFIKNKKNKEFDKELKDRNKIKLSSSLYKESNDKILKNILNFEPQNIFFFFNKYAELRDRNSIEILFGNIIHNHLNYFSLYYLTDIIYNIAILNCNFKNNQDNLYQFLNYIIFNVIKENKNIKHFEKKVTNKLKISFDIIRNDDKKKKPIYIKSIENNKEKKKNAKGNFLQNKGNDNDTYIVVTPKNGSPYMNEQIKNKNIKNNNINNNNNNNYYYNSNCIMMNGSFRENDIYNIDLKNSKFDHNNNLKNKIKSSCNNNEDNNKSKFSINTLSNIMLYKLIYSLAKIKHNEPYIKELFILLIPYIRYLIQNKNYIYSKDRNDVLVKIIWSFAFLKIRDIHLFVDFSISIQLILYDLKLEYLKIIKKIYENLLIFDETLLDKLDARINQIEENAPEQFSYPRKKQFKKKKKRIHIGDEIKFDKEKK
- a CDS encoding centrin-1 (transcript variant 1; alternatively spliced), which codes for MSRKNQTMIRNPNPRSKRNELNEEQKLEIKEAFDLFDTNGTGRIDAKELKVAMRALGFEPKKEDIRKIISDVDKDGSGTIDFNDFLDIMTIKMSERDPKEEILKAFRLFDDDETGKISFKNLKRVAKELGENITDEEIQEMIDEADRDGDGEINEEEFMRIMKKTNLF
- a CDS encoding putative 2-C-methyl-D-erythritol 4-phosphate cytidylyltransferase, with amino-acid sequence MHFVHAFIRYVIIIYFIKWNGYNFHILKRQCFKDDENIKERSVRKCKKNNCSNMYHSIVYIKNKRGVRGEEQKKKKIINNKYLYLLNNFIDINKDKTYLSTSLNRKYFKNQKNDAHKICKNKIEDYKTINLYMNKIEEESKEEKQNEEDILNKDNINNKPIYINNNNNNNDIFYDKFNTKQYEKIIKKKNIHSILLCGGIGKRTELIGPKQFLKLNDIPLFIYSFNLFIKCNLIKSLTLVCDKKHFASIIQSINVYNKLLLKRKIINSFLKNVNDKLNVNMKEYHENEEDNIKEFNSQKINIEDSHFNDASNITDYINKNTYIIYDNEKNKCILDMKELLNDLSKGIRIRKKHEKNEKHIIRIKPKHININRYKLLKIVESGKERLDSFLNAMKSIDIELNSQTYIYELLKKYNEEKNEKNDNILYEFENININNCNKNHNSNNDNIENNNIKKKKKKKINVTNILIHDGARPFLSEFDFFNLIYYSTVDKNVILGSKATDTIKLIQHEEENKKKTTSHFIKKTIDRDTIFQAQTPQIFDSKTLHNNILEYILPNKNNEKNIKQKININIINNNNHSNSEEQNSKQFTDTSSLYEYFNKSKKKKKIFVLQSNFPNFKVTTPEDVLHSFFLMKYIYNYKFIDIEQSIFKDEYINSHSTYILKKQFNNFFFYDALNEKQKILYHKFYYISK